GATGGTCCGGCTCGCGTCAACAAAAGCGGAGGTTAAAAATGGCGAGAACAATTGAAACCGAGGGCGGCACGGTCGAGGAAGCAATCCAGACGGCGCTCAGCGAACTCGGCGTCGATCGCTCACAAGTCGAGATAGAGACACTCGAAGAAGAGAAAAAAGGCTTCTTTGGGAGGGGCGGCGGTAAAGCTAGGGTAAGAGCGACTATTGCCGAGGATGAACATATGGCTGAAACCGAAAAGAGTGAGAAGCAAAGCGACGCCGACCGCTCACAAAATGAAAGCGGGCTTGATAAAGCGGTCGCACTGATTGCAGACATTATGCACACATCACACGTAAGCGGTGACATTGTAGTTGTTGAGGGCGAGGATGTGGTGCAGATCAATATCTCGGGGAGCGACCCAGGGGTACTCATCGGCAAGCACGGCGAAACACTTGCCGCAATTCAAACCATTGTAAATGTGGTGTTGAAAAAAGCCGGTACCGATAAGAAAGTTATTATCGATGTAGAGGGCTACCGTCAGCGCCGTGCCGAAGCACTGACCGAGACAGCGCGAATCGCCGCGACCAAGGCGCTTCGCATGGGGCGTGCAGTAGCGTTGGAGCCGATGAACTCATATGATAGAAGAATGGTACACTTGGCGCTTCAAGATAACGACCAGGTGCACACGGTGAGCGAAGGCGAGGAGCCAAGCCGGCAAGTGGTAATTACACCAAAGGTATAATCGAAGCAGTATTACCAATATTACAAAAAACACCCGGCAAGGCTTAGCCGGGTGTTTTTTAATAAGTAAGACCATAAGCACAAATGAACATTTGTACATAAATAGTTAACAAGCGCCCGTTCATTATTAGTTAACAGCTGTTAACTAATAATGAACATACCTGCCAGTAAAATAGGTGAGTAATATGGAAGGCAAGGGGTTTTAAGCCGTGATACGGTTGTATATTAATGATACGGTTGCCGCAATTTCTACCGCAATGGGTGAGGGTGGAATCGGCATTATTCGCATCAGCGGCGACGATGCAATAAAAATTGCACAAAAGATAGTATCTTGTAGAAATACAACAGCGACAGCGCTTGAGCACAGGAAAAGCCATAGTATGTGCTTGGCCGATGTCGTCGACCCGGTGGATGGAAGCCGAGTCGACGAGGCACTTATCACGGTCATGCGTGCGCCGAATACCTATACTAAGGAAGATGTCGTCGAGATAAATTGTCATGGCGGTATTATGGCGGTGAGAAAAACACTACAACTTGCGTTAGCAGCCGGTGCACGTGCTGCCGACCCCGGTGAATTTACCAAGAGGGCGTTTCTAAACGGCCGGATCGATTTAACACAAGCAGAAGCGGTTATCGACACGATTCAGTCCCGAACGGAGATTGCGCTAAAAGCTGCCGCCGACCAGTTGGAAGGCGGGCTCTCAAACAATATAAACGAGATTGCCGAGCGTGTAGCCGACGTGCTCACACAAGTCGAAGCGGCCGTCGATTTCTCGGATGAGGACATCGAAACCCTACCGCTAACCGAGCTGCTTGATTTACTACAGAAAACCCACATTCACATCGACGAACTGCTCGCGACTGCAGTGCGCGGTCGCATGATTAAAGAGGGCATTCGCGTGGCGATCGTGGGAAGGCCCAACGTGGGTAAATCGAGCCTGCTCAACGCGTTACTCCGCCGCGAGAGGGCGATTGTTACACCGATTCCCGGAA
This Candidatus Aquicultor sp. DNA region includes the following protein-coding sequences:
- the jag gene encoding RNA-binding cell elongation regulator Jag/EloR, with product MARTIETEGGTVEEAIQTALSELGVDRSQVEIETLEEEKKGFFGRGGGKARVRATIAEDEHMAETEKSEKQSDADRSQNESGLDKAVALIADIMHTSHVSGDIVVVEGEDVVQINISGSDPGVLIGKHGETLAAIQTIVNVVLKKAGTDKKVIIDVEGYRQRRAEALTETARIAATKALRMGRAVALEPMNSYDRRMVHLALQDNDQVHTVSEGEEPSRQVVITPKV
- the mnmE gene encoding tRNA uridine-5-carboxymethylaminomethyl(34) synthesis GTPase MnmE yields the protein MIRLYINDTVAAISTAMGEGGIGIIRISGDDAIKIAQKIVSCRNTTATALEHRKSHSMCLADVVDPVDGSRVDEALITVMRAPNTYTKEDVVEINCHGGIMAVRKTLQLALAAGARAADPGEFTKRAFLNGRIDLTQAEAVIDTIQSRTEIALKAAADQLEGGLSNNINEIAERVADVLTQVEAAVDFSDEDIETLPLTELLDLLQKTHIHIDELLATAVRGRMIKEGIRVAIVGRPNVGKSSLLNALLRRERAIVTPIPGTTRDVIEETVTVSGIPLILKDTAGIRESDDHIERIGVELTKKAMQTAELVICVVDGSNDFTEDDDALIGELPCTPSILVVNKSDLPQAQSARARYKDNKINAIVELSAYTGDGINQLESAVEKLLFDGDIAAPGTTIITNARHEQLLDKALHGLDEAIALLRDEQPEEIIAMILRDILRDLGEITGETVTEDILSRIFSQFCIGK